The following proteins come from a genomic window of Pseudomonas sp. Z8(2022):
- the moaA gene encoding GTP 3',8-cyclase MoaA — MSTSQLVDPFGRRITYLRLSVTDRCDFRCTYCMSEDMQFAPRAQILTLEELYSVADAFIGLGVRRIRITGGEPLVRKNLLSLVQRLGARDELDDLAITTNGSQLTELAPQLRAAGVRRLNISLDSLQRERFAAFTRRDKLDGVLAGIDAARAAGFERIKLNSVVQSGRNDDEVLDLVEFAIDRGLDISFIEEMPLGTVVSHSREQTFCSSDEVRQRIEQRHALVRSSAVTGGPSRYWQVVGSDTRVGFISPHSHNFCGDCNRVRVTAEGKLVLCLGHDNALDLRRLLRAHPGDGERLRQALVEALRLKPERHHFATDEQVQVVRFMSVTGG; from the coding sequence GTGAGTACCAGCCAACTCGTCGATCCTTTCGGTCGACGCATCACCTACCTGCGTTTGTCGGTGACCGATCGCTGCGATTTTCGCTGCACCTACTGCATGAGCGAAGACATGCAGTTCGCCCCGCGTGCGCAGATTCTCACCCTGGAAGAACTCTATAGTGTCGCCGATGCCTTTATCGGGCTGGGCGTGCGGCGCATTCGCATCACCGGCGGCGAGCCGCTGGTACGCAAGAACCTCCTGAGTCTGGTGCAGCGTCTGGGTGCGCGTGACGAGCTGGATGACCTGGCCATCACCACCAACGGTTCGCAGCTCACCGAGCTGGCGCCGCAATTGCGTGCGGCCGGTGTGCGTCGCCTGAACATCAGCCTGGACTCCCTGCAGCGCGAGCGCTTCGCTGCCTTCACCCGTCGCGACAAGCTGGATGGGGTGCTGGCCGGTATCGACGCGGCGCGTGCCGCCGGTTTCGAGCGGATCAAGCTCAATAGCGTGGTACAGAGCGGGCGCAACGATGACGAGGTGCTGGATCTGGTCGAGTTCGCCATCGATCGTGGCCTGGATATCAGCTTCATCGAGGAAATGCCGCTGGGCACCGTGGTCAGTCATAGCCGCGAGCAGACGTTCTGCTCCAGCGATGAGGTGCGCCAGCGTATCGAGCAGCGCCATGCGTTGGTGCGCAGCAGTGCGGTAACCGGTGGTCCTTCGCGCTACTGGCAGGTGGTTGGAAGCGACACTCGAGTCGGCTTCATCTCGCCGCACAGTCACAACTTCTGCGGCGACTGCAATCGTGTGCGGGTTACCGCCGAGGGCAAGCTGGTGCTCTGCCTTGGTCATGACAACGCGCTGGATCTCAGGCGTCTCCTGCGCGCTCATCCCGGTGACGGCGAGCGCCTGCGCCAGGCACTGGTCGAGGCGCTGCGCCTGAAGCCCGAGCGGCACCACTTCGCAACTGATGAGCAGGTCCAGGTGGTGCGCTTCATGAGCGTGACCGGCGGATAG
- a CDS encoding substrate-binding periplasmic protein: MKPVRLCLLSAVLLSPSALAQTYVVGVEDLPFAPHYSLDADGQYRGFAREILDAFAADSGVSLSYKALPVDQLLPALQRGEIDFKYPDSPQWAGAQKAGMRLHYSQAVVDYVDGVLVAPQRQGQPLEGIHRLAMVQGWTPRGYEQPIDSGQIRLSYSEDLRQMIRQALKQETDGAYFNVVVATHYLDNIRARPGALVFDSSLPHTRGSFHLSSLRHPQLIARFDQFLAERAAQVAALKASHRVEANLDSEYMGVEQWKVDFLERQKDKAGAQAPASSSL; the protein is encoded by the coding sequence ATGAAGCCCGTACGACTGTGTCTGCTATCTGCCGTTCTACTGAGTCCCAGTGCCTTGGCCCAAACCTACGTGGTCGGTGTCGAGGACCTGCCGTTCGCGCCGCATTACAGCCTTGATGCCGATGGGCAATACCGCGGCTTCGCACGTGAGATCCTGGATGCCTTCGCCGCCGACAGCGGCGTCAGCCTGAGCTACAAGGCGTTGCCGGTGGATCAGCTGCTGCCGGCTCTGCAGCGGGGCGAGATCGACTTCAAGTATCCCGATAGCCCTCAGTGGGCTGGTGCGCAGAAGGCCGGCATGAGGCTGCATTACAGTCAGGCCGTGGTCGATTACGTCGATGGCGTGCTGGTGGCGCCGCAGCGTCAGGGCCAGCCGCTGGAGGGCATTCACCGCCTGGCGATGGTGCAGGGCTGGACGCCGCGTGGCTACGAACAGCCGATCGACAGCGGGCAGATCCGCCTGAGTTACAGCGAGGACCTGCGCCAGATGATTCGCCAGGCTCTGAAGCAGGAAACCGATGGCGCCTATTTCAATGTGGTGGTGGCGACGCATTATCTGGACAACATCCGTGCGCGTCCCGGTGCGCTGGTGTTCGACTCCAGCCTGCCGCACACGCGCGGTAGCTTTCACCTGTCGAGCCTGCGCCATCCACAACTGATCGCCCGCTTCGATCAGTTTCTTGCCGAGCGTGCTGCCCAGGTGGCCGCGCTCAAGGCGAGTCATCGCGTCGAGGCCAATCTGGACAGCGAGTACATGGGCGTCGAGCAGTGGAAGGTGGATTTTCTTGAGCGCCAGAAAGACAAAGCCGGCGCACAGGCGCCGGCTTCGTCGTCACTATGA
- a CDS encoding LysR family transcriptional regulator, with product MDRHTLIRSFVLVADNGSFAAAALSEGVTPVVMGRRLDALERHLGVKLMHRSTRGLQLTDLGEQYLERARSLLKEFDEADASVARGGRSVRGHLVVSAPAAFGRRHIAPHAPAFLKRYPDLKLSFNFTDSLVDLVRQGYDMGIRIGEVTDPNYVAVKLFPNRRVVCGAPSYFELHGVPRTLEDLARHNCLAFNLQGGQQRGWTFLRDGRQVAVKVAGNLDCNDGELLYDWVKQGLGIGWRSTWEIQAELKAGELVTVLDDYEIPAYDIQAVYPQQRYLPAKVRFFIDYLKDIYNAPGYWETRGS from the coding sequence ATGGACCGTCATACCCTCATTCGCAGTTTCGTTCTGGTGGCCGACAACGGCAGCTTCGCAGCCGCTGCGCTCAGCGAAGGTGTCACACCGGTGGTCATGGGGCGCCGTCTGGATGCGCTGGAGCGTCACCTGGGTGTCAAGCTGATGCACCGCTCCACACGCGGCCTGCAGTTGACCGATCTCGGCGAGCAGTACCTCGAACGCGCCCGCAGCCTGCTCAAGGAGTTCGACGAGGCCGACGCCAGCGTGGCCCGTGGCGGGCGCTCGGTGCGCGGCCATCTGGTGGTGTCGGCGCCGGCCGCGTTCGGCAGGCGGCATATCGCGCCGCATGCGCCGGCGTTCCTCAAGCGCTACCCGGACCTGAAGCTGTCGTTCAACTTCACCGACAGCCTGGTCGACCTGGTGCGGCAGGGTTACGACATGGGCATCCGTATCGGTGAGGTGACCGATCCCAACTACGTTGCGGTCAAGCTCTTCCCCAATCGCCGTGTGGTCTGCGGCGCGCCCAGTTACTTCGAACTGCATGGCGTACCACGCACCCTCGAAGACCTGGCGCGGCACAACTGCCTGGCGTTCAACCTGCAGGGCGGTCAACAGCGCGGCTGGACCTTCCTGCGCGACGGTCGCCAGGTAGCGGTGAAGGTGGCCGGCAACCTCGATTGCAATGACGGGGAACTGCTCTACGACTGGGTCAAGCAGGGGCTGGGCATCGGTTGGCGCTCGACCTGGGAAATCCAGGCGGAGCTAAAGGCCGGTGAGCTGGTGACCGTGCTGGATGACTACGAGATCCCCGCTTACGACATCCAGGCGGTCTACCCGCAGCAGCGTTATTTGCCGGCCAAGGTGCGCTTTTTCATCGACTATCTGAAGGACATCTACAACGCGCCGGGGTACTGGGAAACGCGAGGGAGTTGA
- a CDS encoding nucleobase:cation symporter-2 family protein has translation MAGSDMTTDSNTQAPATPVVNNDLIYQLDDTPAFAPAIFAALQHVLASFVGIITPTLIVGSALGLGAHVPYLVSMALFVSGLGTFVQAKRIGPIGSGLLCLQGTSFGFLSVVLSAGFIAKGRGASEEEILATLFGICFCAAFVEITFSQFINKLRKVVTPVVTGTIICLMGLSLIKVGMTDLAGGYGAADLGALHHLALGGLVLGTIVVLNRASSQVLRLSAVIIGLTLGFAVAWLTGRVDFADMAAVPLISVPQPFKYGFGFDWIAFVPIAVIFLVTPLETAGDLTANSIISRQPVKGPLYMRRIKSGVLADGCNSAVAAMFNSLPMTTFSQNNGVIQLTGVASRHVAFYIAGILVLLGLFPVVGAVLQLMPKPVLGGATLIMFGTVAVAGIKILSEAGLHRRNVLIVAISLGLGLGVAGVPDVLSHMPDVLKNIFGSPITIGAFSAIVLNIFLPDEQQEVEEDDYDPEAHLHTVLQNRQDDDSVDNSLKTLSRDLTPDARTS, from the coding sequence ATGGCAGGCTCTGACATGACCACAGACAGCAACACCCAAGCTCCGGCTACGCCCGTCGTCAACAACGACCTGATCTACCAGCTGGACGACACCCCAGCTTTCGCCCCTGCCATCTTCGCGGCGCTGCAGCATGTGCTGGCCAGCTTCGTCGGCATCATCACCCCCACTCTGATCGTCGGCAGCGCTCTGGGCCTCGGCGCCCACGTACCCTATCTGGTGAGCATGGCGCTGTTCGTCTCCGGCCTCGGCACATTCGTCCAGGCCAAACGAATCGGCCCGATCGGCTCCGGCCTGCTTTGCCTGCAGGGCACCAGTTTCGGCTTTCTCAGCGTGGTGCTCAGCGCCGGGTTCATCGCCAAGGGCCGGGGTGCCAGCGAGGAGGAAATACTCGCCACGCTGTTCGGTATCTGCTTCTGCGCGGCCTTCGTCGAGATTACCTTCAGCCAGTTCATCAACAAGCTGCGCAAGGTCGTCACCCCGGTGGTGACCGGCACCATCATCTGCCTGATGGGCCTATCGCTGATCAAGGTCGGCATGACCGACCTGGCCGGCGGCTACGGCGCAGCCGATCTCGGCGCACTGCATCATCTGGCCCTCGGCGGCCTGGTGCTGGGCACCATCGTCGTGCTCAACCGCGCCTCATCGCAGGTACTGCGCCTTTCGGCGGTGATAATCGGCCTGACCCTGGGCTTCGCCGTTGCCTGGCTCACCGGCCGAGTGGACTTCGCCGACATGGCCGCAGTGCCTCTGATCAGCGTTCCGCAACCGTTCAAGTACGGTTTCGGGTTCGACTGGATCGCTTTCGTGCCGATCGCCGTGATCTTCCTGGTCACCCCGCTGGAAACCGCCGGCGACCTGACAGCCAACTCGATCATCTCCAGGCAGCCGGTCAAGGGTCCGCTGTACATGCGCAGGATCAAGTCCGGAGTACTGGCCGACGGCTGCAACTCGGCGGTGGCGGCCATGTTCAACAGCCTGCCGATGACCACCTTCAGCCAGAACAACGGGGTGATCCAGCTCACCGGCGTGGCCAGCCGCCACGTGGCCTTCTACATCGCCGGCATCCTGGTCCTGCTCGGCCTGTTTCCGGTGGTCGGCGCGGTGCTGCAGCTGATGCCCAAGCCGGTACTCGGCGGTGCCACCCTGATCATGTTCGGCACCGTTGCGGTGGCCGGCATCAAGATTCTCAGCGAAGCCGGTCTGCACCGCCGCAACGTGCTGATCGTGGCCATTTCCCTGGGCCTGGGCCTGGGTGTGGCCGGCGTGCCGGATGTGCTCTCGCACATGCCGGATGTGCTGAAGAACATCTTCGGCTCACCGATCACCATCGGAGCCTTCAGCGCCATCGTGCTGAACATTTTCCTGCCAGACGAGCAGCAGGAAGTGGAAGAGGACGACTACGATCCCGAGGCGCACCTGCACACCGTGCTGCAGAACCGCCAGGACGACGATAGCGTCGACAACAGTCTCAAGACTTTGAGCCGCGACCTTACCCCGGACGCGCGCACCAGCTGA
- the uraD gene encoding 2-oxo-4-hydroxy-4-carboxy-5-ureidoimidazoline decarboxylase, with protein MSRFQTLTPSQLSREAFVAAFADIYEHSPWVAEKAYDLGVDASVDDIDGLQQRMADILLSASHEQQLALINAHPDLAGKAAVRGELTASSTAEQSGAGIHECTAEEFARFTELNDAYKAKFGFPFIKAVKGSNRHQILAAFEERIHNTPEQEFATALAEINKIALFRLQQM; from the coding sequence ATGAGCCGTTTTCAGACCCTCACCCCGTCCCAACTGAGCCGTGAAGCATTCGTCGCCGCCTTTGCCGACATTTACGAGCACTCGCCCTGGGTGGCCGAAAAGGCCTATGACCTCGGTGTGGACGCTTCGGTAGATGACATCGACGGCCTGCAGCAGCGCATGGCCGACATCCTCCTGTCGGCCAGCCACGAGCAACAGCTTGCGCTGATCAATGCTCACCCGGATCTTGCCGGCAAGGCCGCCGTGCGCGGCGAACTGACCGCCTCCAGCACCGCCGAACAATCCGGTGCCGGCATCCACGAATGCACCGCCGAGGAGTTCGCCCGCTTCACCGAACTCAACGACGCCTACAAGGCCAAGTTCGGCTTTCCGTTCATCAAGGCCGTCAAGGGCAGCAATCGCCACCAGATTCTGGCAGCCTTCGAGGAGCGCATTCACAACACGCCGGAGCAGGAATTCGCCACTGCGCTGGCCGAGATCAACAAGATTGCCCTCTTCCGCCTGCAGCAGATGTAA
- a CDS encoding ureidoglycolate lyase — MRTLTIEPLSKEAFAPFGDVIETEGSEFFMINNGSTRRYHKLATVETAQPEDKAIISIFSAEMLERPVTIRMLERHPLGSQAFIPLLGNPFLIVVAPLGDVPVSGSVRAFLSNGRQGVNYHRGVWHHPVLTIEKRDDFLVVDRSGSGNNCDEHFFNEDEFLLLNPHQ, encoded by the coding sequence ATGCGCACCCTGACCATCGAGCCTCTGAGCAAAGAAGCCTTCGCCCCCTTCGGTGACGTGATCGAAACCGAGGGCAGCGAGTTTTTCATGATCAACAACGGCTCCACCCGCCGCTATCACAAGCTGGCCACCGTGGAGACCGCACAGCCGGAGGACAAGGCCATCATCAGCATCTTCAGCGCCGAAATGCTGGAAAGGCCGGTGACCATCCGCATGCTGGAACGCCATCCGCTGGGCAGCCAGGCTTTCATCCCGCTGCTCGGCAACCCCTTTCTGATCGTGGTCGCGCCACTTGGCGATGTACCTGTATCAGGGTCCGTCCGTGCCTTCCTCAGCAATGGCAGGCAGGGCGTCAATTACCATCGCGGCGTCTGGCACCATCCGGTGCTGACGATCGAAAAGCGGGATGACTTCCTGGTGGTTGATCGCAGTGGTTCCGGCAACAACTGCGATGAGCATTTCTTCAATGAGGACGAGTTCCTTCTCCTCAACCCCCACCAATAA
- a CDS encoding urate hydroxylase PuuD yields the protein MEAHFTEWLNLGIRWIHMITGIAWIGASFYFVWLENNLNRSNPREGLSGDLWAIHGGGIYHLEKYKLAPPKMPENLHWFKWEAYFTWLSGVALLLVVYYLNPSLYLVKPGVDLAPAAAIAIGLGSMAVSYVIYHFLCDSPLGKRTALLGAVLFVLIIAAAYGFSQIFSGRAAYIHVGAIIGTIMVGNVFFTIMPAQRALVKAIETNTTPDPLLPAKGLLRSRHNNYFTLPVLFIMISNHFPSTYGSQYNWLILAGIAILAVLVRHYFNTRHDSSKYVWTLPAAALGMICLAYVTSPAHRAPAAAPVAAVEQPASSSPNTVEQAEAAAPAEQTADAQGAQGAPAANAGASDFAKVESVIHERCTVCHSASPTSPMFSAAPAGLMLDTPEQMKAQAAKIHAQTVASQIMPLGNITQMTQDERDLIGSWIAEGAQIN from the coding sequence GTGGAAGCACATTTCACTGAATGGCTAAACCTGGGCATCCGCTGGATCCATATGATCACCGGTATCGCCTGGATCGGCGCATCCTTCTATTTCGTCTGGCTGGAGAACAACCTCAACCGTAGCAACCCTCGAGAGGGCCTGTCGGGCGACCTCTGGGCCATTCACGGCGGCGGTATCTACCACCTGGAAAAATACAAGCTGGCTCCGCCGAAGATGCCGGAGAACCTGCACTGGTTCAAATGGGAGGCCTACTTCACCTGGCTGTCGGGCGTCGCCCTGCTGCTGGTGGTGTATTACCTCAACCCCAGCCTGTATCTGGTCAAGCCGGGCGTGGATCTGGCACCCGCTGCAGCCATCGCCATCGGCCTCGGCTCCATGGCGGTCAGCTATGTGATCTACCACTTCCTCTGCGATTCGCCACTAGGCAAGCGTACCGCCCTGCTCGGCGCCGTACTGTTCGTCCTGATTATCGCGGCGGCCTACGGCTTCAGCCAGATATTCAGTGGTCGCGCGGCCTACATCCACGTCGGCGCCATCATCGGCACCATCATGGTCGGCAACGTGTTCTTCACCATCATGCCGGCCCAGCGCGCACTGGTTAAGGCGATCGAAACCAACACCACGCCTGATCCGCTGCTGCCGGCCAAGGGCCTGCTGCGTTCGCGCCACAACAACTACTTCACCCTGCCGGTGCTGTTCATCATGATCAGCAACCACTTCCCGAGCACCTACGGCAGTCAGTACAACTGGCTGATCCTCGCCGGTATCGCGATCCTGGCCGTGCTGGTCCGTCATTACTTCAACACCCGTCATGACAGCAGTAAGTACGTCTGGACCCTGCCGGCCGCGGCGCTGGGCATGATCTGCCTGGCTTACGTCACCTCCCCGGCGCACCGTGCACCTGCCGCAGCCCCGGTGGCAGCCGTCGAGCAGCCGGCCAGCAGCAGCCCGAACACCGTCGAGCAGGCTGAAGCCGCAGCCCCGGCCGAGCAGACCGCCGATGCGCAAGGCGCGCAAGGCGCACCAGCCGCCAACGCCGGCGCCAGTGACTTCGCCAAGGTCGAAAGCGTGATTCACGAGCGCTGCACCGTGTGCCACTCGGCCAGCCCGACCAGCCCGATGTTCAGCGCTGCCCCGGCCGGCCTGATGCTCGACACCCCCGAGCAGATGAAGGCGCAGGCTGCGAAGATCCACGCGCAGACCGTGGCCTCGCAGATCATGCCGCTGGGCAACATCACCCAGATGACCCAGGACGAACGCGACCTGATCGGCAGCTGGATTGCCGAGGGCGCCCAGATCAACTGA
- a CDS encoding NCS1 family nucleobase:cation symporter-1 produces the protein MSTTEDFRIKNIAPSLHNEDLAPLAPEKRTWGWFEIFNVWSNDIQSLFGYTLAATLFISYGLNGWAVLAGIVLAGVIVMGLVQLTGKPSVKYGIPFPVFARASMGVRGANFPALVRGIVAIFWYGVQTYFASTAVALLLNSVLEPQNPAVYMGLTAIGWLSYVIVCLFQVMLFVCGMSWITRFLNWAGPLVYVVMIALMGLIWYKAGPSLLSELGNIFSGTGEYKAGPVAAFFAVVGTMVAYFAAVVINYGDFARFVKSERQMTIGNFLGLPVSLALFSLIALVITAGTVVVFGETLTNPTDIVARVDNLTLTIIAALTFFAATVGINLVANFIPPAYDLANLAPAHISARTGGFITAGIAFFIGALWVAFISSVGIAAFVDTLGAVLAPLYGIIVADYYLVRRRKLDLQQLFSAEVGSTYYFNGGWNRKAMIAFAIASMFSVASVWVPTLSQLSGYAWLLGALLGAVLHYGLMHGQARALKHADATS, from the coding sequence ATGTCCACCACCGAAGACTTTCGCATCAAGAACATCGCCCCCTCGCTACACAACGAGGACCTCGCTCCCCTGGCTCCCGAGAAACGCACCTGGGGCTGGTTCGAGATTTTCAACGTCTGGTCGAACGACATTCAAAGCCTATTCGGCTACACCCTGGCGGCGACGCTGTTCATTTCCTACGGTCTCAATGGCTGGGCGGTACTGGCGGGCATCGTTCTCGCCGGGGTCATCGTCATGGGCCTGGTGCAACTGACCGGCAAACCCAGCGTCAAGTACGGCATCCCCTTCCCGGTGTTCGCCCGCGCCAGTATGGGCGTGCGCGGCGCCAACTTCCCCGCCCTGGTGCGTGGCATCGTCGCCATCTTCTGGTACGGCGTGCAGACCTACTTCGCCTCCACGGCAGTGGCCCTGTTGCTCAACTCTGTGCTGGAACCGCAGAACCCGGCGGTCTATATGGGGCTGACCGCCATCGGCTGGCTGTCCTACGTGATCGTCTGTCTGTTCCAGGTGATGCTGTTCGTCTGCGGCATGAGCTGGATCACCCGCTTCCTCAACTGGGCCGGCCCTCTGGTCTACGTGGTGATGATCGCGCTGATGGGGCTGATCTGGTACAAGGCCGGCCCGAGCCTGCTCAGCGAACTGGGCAACATCTTCAGTGGCACAGGCGAGTACAAGGCCGGGCCGGTGGCGGCATTCTTCGCAGTGGTGGGCACCATGGTCGCCTACTTCGCCGCGGTGGTGATCAACTACGGCGACTTCGCCCGCTTCGTCAAAAGCGAAAGGCAGATGACCATCGGCAACTTCCTCGGTCTGCCGGTAAGCCTGGCGCTCTTCTCGCTGATCGCGCTGGTGATCACCGCCGGCACCGTGGTGGTATTCGGCGAGACGCTGACCAATCCGACCGACATCGTCGCACGCGTCGACAACCTGACCCTGACCATCATCGCCGCGCTGACCTTCTTCGCCGCGACCGTGGGCATCAACCTGGTGGCCAACTTCATCCCGCCAGCCTATGACCTGGCGAACCTGGCGCCGGCGCATATCAGCGCCCGCACTGGTGGTTTCATCACCGCCGGTATCGCCTTCTTCATCGGCGCACTGTGGGTAGCCTTCATCAGCAGCGTCGGCATCGCCGCCTTCGTCGACACCCTGGGTGCCGTGCTCGCGCCGCTGTACGGCATCATCGTCGCCGACTATTACCTGGTGCGTCGGCGCAAGCTCGACCTGCAGCAGCTGTTCAGCGCCGAGGTCGGCTCGACCTACTATTTCAATGGCGGTTGGAACCGCAAGGCGATGATTGCCTTCGCCATCGCCTCGATGTTCTCCGTCGCCTCGGTCTGGGTGCCAACCCTGAGCCAACTGTCAGGCTATGCCTGGCTGCTCGGCGCCCTGCTTGGCGCAGTGCTGCACTATGGTCTGATGCACGGCCAGGCGCGGGCACTGAAGCACGCCGATGCCACCAGCTGA
- a CDS encoding GlcG/HbpS family heme-binding protein translates to MNAINLATAVSITHNALAVGRELRAAPLTVAVLDAGGHLISLQREDGASLLRPQIAIGKAWGALALGKGSRQIAADAQQRPAFIGAVNNLAQGSLVPAPGGVLIRDAQGEVIGAVGITGDTSDIDEQCAVSALESLGLKADAGV, encoded by the coding sequence ATGAACGCTATCAATCTGGCCACTGCGGTGAGCATCACCCATAACGCTCTCGCCGTTGGGCGTGAGCTTCGCGCCGCGCCGCTGACGGTGGCGGTGCTGGATGCCGGTGGGCATCTGATCAGTCTGCAACGCGAAGATGGTGCCAGCCTGCTGCGCCCGCAGATCGCCATCGGCAAGGCCTGGGGGGCACTGGCGCTGGGCAAGGGCTCACGCCAGATCGCTGCGGATGCACAGCAGCGCCCGGCCTTTATCGGTGCGGTGAACAACCTGGCCCAGGGCAGTCTGGTGCCGGCGCCGGGTGGGGTGTTGATTCGTGACGCGCAGGGTGAGGTGATCGGTGCCGTTGGCATCACCGGCGATACCTCGGACATCGATGAGCAGTGCGCGGTCAGTGCGCTGGAGTCGCTGGGTCTGAAGGCGGACGCGGGCGTCTAG
- a CDS encoding outer membrane protein OmpK gives MKLKHLPHCLALSAGLFSGQQALAGDLLYWQDNSLSYLYGENFQRMNFNGEEQRTQTTFTFEHASGWAWGDIFYFLDYIRADNVQTRGSFDNGTFRQHDKDSFYYMEFSPRVSLSWLTGQKLAAGPIKDVFAAFTYEKGNGGPGPENYLYGIGLDWEVPGFSYFKTNLYQVKINNHTFFADAGSNGYATQLTVSAAYPFSLGDQDFVIDGFLDWRSPSRDAGTQTSVGSSIQVKWDAGKALFGKERQLYVGTEINMWRAKYGVKPVDGSGDRFDQTAVQALVKYHF, from the coding sequence ATGAAACTCAAGCATCTGCCTCACTGCCTGGCCCTCTCTGCCGGACTGTTTTCCGGTCAGCAAGCGCTCGCCGGCGACCTGCTCTACTGGCAGGACAACAGCCTGTCGTACCTGTATGGCGAGAACTTCCAGCGCATGAACTTCAATGGCGAAGAACAGCGCACCCAGACCACCTTCACCTTCGAGCACGCCAGCGGTTGGGCCTGGGGCGACATCTTCTACTTCCTCGACTACATCCGCGCCGATAACGTGCAGACACGCGGCAGCTTCGACAACGGCACCTTCCGCCAGCACGACAAGGACTCCTTCTACTACATGGAGTTCTCGCCACGCGTGAGCCTGAGCTGGCTGACAGGGCAGAAGCTCGCAGCCGGCCCGATCAAGGACGTGTTCGCCGCATTCACCTATGAGAAAGGCAACGGCGGTCCGGGACCGGAGAACTACCTGTACGGCATCGGCCTGGACTGGGAAGTCCCGGGTTTCAGCTACTTCAAGACCAACCTGTATCAGGTGAAGATCAACAACCACACCTTCTTCGCCGACGCGGGCAGCAACGGCTACGCCACCCAGCTCACCGTCAGCGCGGCGTATCCGTTCAGCCTGGGCGATCAGGACTTCGTGATCGACGGCTTCCTCGACTGGCGCTCGCCGTCCCGCGACGCCGGCACCCAGACCTCGGTCGGCTCCTCGATTCAGGTCAAGTGGGATGCCGGCAAGGCGCTGTTCGGCAAGGAGCGTCAGCTCTATGTCGGTACCGAGATCAACATGTGGCGTGCCAAGTACGGCGTGAAACCGGTGGATGGTTCGGGCGACCGCTTCGATCAGACTGCGGTGCAGGCACTGGTCAAGTATCACTTCTGA
- a CDS encoding TetR/AcrR family transcriptional regulator, translated as MTSIRERNKELILRAASEEFAEKGFAATKTSDIAAKAGLPKPNVYYYFKSKENLYREVLESIIEPLLAASAPFNQPGHPSEVLTAYIRSKIRISRDLPHASKVFASEIMHGAPHLSQEQTEQLNAQARHNVACIQRWIDQELMAKVDPHHLLFSIWAATQTYADFDWQISTVTGKANLDDADYEAAAQTIIRLVLKGCDVNPMPSPASELVTSA; from the coding sequence ATGACCAGCATTCGCGAGCGCAACAAAGAGCTCATCCTGCGCGCAGCCAGCGAGGAGTTCGCCGAAAAGGGCTTCGCCGCCACCAAGACCAGCGACATCGCGGCCAAGGCAGGCTTGCCCAAGCCGAACGTGTACTACTACTTCAAGTCCAAGGAAAACCTCTATCGCGAGGTCCTGGAGAGCATCATCGAGCCCTTGCTGGCCGCCTCTGCCCCCTTCAACCAGCCGGGCCACCCGAGTGAAGTGCTGACCGCCTACATCCGCTCGAAGATTCGCATCTCCCGCGATCTGCCACATGCCTCCAAGGTGTTCGCCAGCGAGATCATGCATGGTGCGCCGCACCTGTCGCAGGAACAGACCGAGCAGCTCAACGCCCAGGCCAGACACAACGTCGCCTGTATCCAGCGCTGGATCGATCAGGAGCTGATGGCCAAGGTCGACCCCCATCACCTGCTGTTCAGCATCTGGGCCGCGACCCAGACCTACGCCGACTTCGACTGGCAGATCTCCACCGTCACCGGCAAGGCCAACCTGGACGACGCCGACTACGAAGCCGCCGCGCAGACCATCATCCGCTTGGTACTCAAGGGTTGCGACGTCAACCCGATGCCCTCGCCGGCATCCGAACTGGTGACCAGCGCCTGA